In Aptenodytes patagonicus chromosome 6, bAptPat1.pri.cur, whole genome shotgun sequence, one genomic interval encodes:
- the ERMN gene encoding ermin, translating to MTEEVPAASGMPECNGSVPPEKGPLQVIGVIDEISKSVGTVPYVNAEMSSDAPPAKENQEENRNSLAEDIVRGDFDGEKQCEEKREESDGMLQQGSADIQDTGTDGQESEEGPGSEGTLAGSGERELGTAASPGGEEAETLAASADGRGNAAEEEEEEEEEEEDTEEDEVQVIEIKRENSEASCLKQQDSGKEASPPASPGCNSQVEKPGEQPSLGKKNDISRHSYSRYNTISYRRIRKGNTKQRIDEFESMMHL from the exons ATGACAGAAGAAGTCCCAGCGGCATCTGGCATGCCCGAGTGCAACGGGAGCGTACCCCCGGAGAAGGGCCCACTCCAGGTCATTGGTGTCATCGATGAAATATCAAAATCTGTCGGGACAGTTCCTTATGTGAATGCAGAAATGAGCTCTGATGCTCCACCtgcaaaagaaaatcaggagGAAAATAGAAATTCATTGGCAGAGGACATAGTACGTGGGGATTTTGATGGAGAGAAGCAATGCGAAG AAAAGCGAGAGGAAAGCGATGGGATGCTACAGCAGGGATCAGCTGATATCCAGGATACAGGGACTGACGGCCAGGAGTCGGAGGAAG GGCCGGGCAGCGAGGGGACGCTTGCGGGCAGTGGGGAGCGAGAGCTGGGGACGGCGGCCAGCcccggcggggaggaggcggagACCCTCGCAGCCAGCGCTGATGGGAGAGGGAATgcagccgaggaggaggaggaggaggaggaggaggaggaggacactgAAGAGGATGAAGTTCAGGTGATCGAAATCAAGAGGGAGAACAGCGAGGCGTCCTGTCTAAAGCAGCAAGACAGCGGCAAGGAGGCATCTCCCCCGGCCAGCCCTGGCTGCAACTCCCAGGTGGAGAAACCAGGggagcagcccagcctggggaaaaaaaatgatatcTCCAGACACAGCTATTCCAGATACAACACAATCTCCTACCGGAGGATTAGAAAAGGAAACACCAAACAGCGAATCGATGAATTTGAATCCATGATGCACTTATAA